A region of Granulibacter bethesdensis DNA encodes the following proteins:
- the miaB gene encoding tRNA (N6-isopentenyl adenosine(37)-C2)-methylthiotransferase MiaB: MTGLPQTTLSTTDQDRPGSGDAPARANTKRLHVITWGCQMNVYDSARMTDVLSPLGYAAHSEPEGADMIVLNTCHIRDKATEKVFSELGRLRLLKEARAREGQPMLLAVAGCVAQAEGEQILARAPYVDIVLGPQTYHRLGGMVRRAMNGERVIETDFPPEDKFDYLPEAAAPQHGPGLAGGRAAFLTIQEGCDKFCSFCVVPYTRGAEVSRPASSVLAEARRMVRGGAREITLLGQNVNAYHGLGEDGEVWTLARLIRALADIPDLLRIRYTTSHPRDVSNDLIAAHRDIPQLMPFLHLPVQSGSDRILAAMNRRHTAEDYFRVVDRLREARPDLALSSDFIVGHPGETDEDFEDTMRLIERVGFAQAYSFKYSPRPGTPAAERDSHVPEPVMDERLQRLQALLRTQQEAFNAACIGKTVNVLLVTPGRHPGQIGGRSPWLQAVHLDAPATLIGQEVPVTITAAHTNSLSATLPDCAPQPKELTCA, from the coding sequence ATGACTGGCCTGCCACAGACCACCCTATCCACCACCGATCAGGACCGGCCCGGCAGCGGGGATGCGCCTGCACGCGCCAATACAAAGCGTCTGCACGTTATCACCTGGGGCTGCCAGATGAATGTGTATGACAGCGCGCGGATGACGGATGTGCTGTCTCCACTGGGCTATGCCGCGCATTCGGAGCCCGAGGGCGCGGATATGATCGTGCTCAATACCTGCCATATCCGCGACAAGGCTACGGAAAAGGTTTTCTCCGAACTGGGACGTCTGCGCCTGTTGAAAGAAGCCCGCGCACGGGAAGGGCAGCCCATGCTGCTGGCCGTAGCCGGATGCGTAGCACAGGCGGAGGGGGAACAGATCCTCGCCCGCGCGCCCTATGTTGATATCGTGCTGGGGCCGCAAACCTATCACCGGCTTGGTGGCATGGTGCGACGGGCCATGAACGGGGAGCGGGTGATCGAGACCGACTTCCCGCCGGAGGACAAGTTCGATTACCTGCCCGAAGCCGCTGCCCCTCAGCACGGGCCGGGTCTGGCGGGCGGACGGGCGGCGTTCCTGACCATTCAGGAAGGATGCGACAAATTCTGCTCCTTCTGCGTTGTCCCCTATACACGCGGTGCGGAGGTGAGTCGTCCGGCCAGCTCCGTGCTGGCGGAGGCGCGGCGCATGGTGCGCGGCGGGGCGCGGGAGATCACCTTGCTGGGCCAGAACGTCAATGCCTATCACGGGCTTGGAGAGGACGGTGAGGTCTGGACACTGGCCCGCTTGATCAGGGCGCTGGCGGACATTCCGGACCTGCTGCGCATCCGCTACACGACCTCCCACCCCCGCGATGTCAGCAATGATCTGATCGCCGCGCATCGCGATATTCCGCAGCTGATGCCATTCCTGCATCTGCCGGTTCAGTCAGGCTCCGACCGTATCCTCGCCGCCATGAACCGGCGCCACACGGCTGAGGACTACTTCCGGGTCGTGGACCGTCTGCGTGAGGCACGGCCCGATCTGGCCCTGTCCTCCGACTTCATCGTCGGCCATCCGGGCGAAACCGATGAGGATTTCGAGGATACGATGCGCCTGATCGAGCGTGTCGGCTTCGCACAGGCCTACAGCTTCAAATATTCTCCCCGCCCCGGCACCCCGGCGGCGGAGCGTGACAGCCACGTGCCGGAGCCCGTGATGGATGAGCGTCTGCAACGGTTGCAGGCCCTGCTCCGCACCCAGCAGGAAGCATTCAATGCCGCCTGCATCGGCAAGACCGTCAATGTGCTGCTGGTCACCCCCGGACGGCATCCGGGGCAGATCGGCGGCCGCTCCCCTTGGTTGCAGGCTGTGCATCTGGATGCCCCTGCAACCCTGATCGGACAGGAGGTGCCGGTGACAATCACCGCCGCGCACACCAACTCCCTGTCTGCCACTCTCCCGGATTGCGCACCCCAGCCAAAGGAGCTCACCTGCGCGTGA
- a CDS encoding 1-acyl-sn-glycerol-3-phosphate acyltransferase, producing MTADQTIPTRPLLIPFEPPGDSRTASEPDEWQGVFRPHGRILRRVRAIRRTVFLILWTLTAITIQSVLVVLPGPAKVRFARIFWWVFGRLMGLKVRCIGQKAKRGRLKDGTRARPVLFVSNHSSWLDIVCLGSTLHACFVSKDDVADWPVVKTVARLGRTIFVSRQRGSTLKERDAMTSRLENGDNLVLFPEGTTSDGSHVLPFRSSFLSLAVGPNPPLVQPVSIVYDRLASMPTGRSTRAIFAYYGETSIGAHFWRLAQWKGLRASVMLHPPLEPADFPDRKALTNAVYAAVTAGTDALKQGRVPDPPRPEKRSAP from the coding sequence ATGACAGCTGACCAGACGATCCCGACACGCCCCCTGCTCATCCCGTTTGAGCCGCCAGGCGATAGCCGGACCGCATCCGAACCGGATGAATGGCAGGGTGTTTTCCGTCCCCATGGCCGGATTCTGCGCCGGGTCCGTGCCATACGCCGAACCGTTTTTCTGATTCTGTGGACGCTGACGGCCATCACCATCCAGTCCGTGCTTGTGGTGCTGCCCGGCCCGGCCAAGGTGCGCTTCGCCCGGATTTTCTGGTGGGTGTTCGGACGACTGATGGGGCTGAAAGTCCGCTGTATCGGGCAGAAGGCCAAACGTGGCAGGCTGAAGGACGGCACCCGGGCCCGGCCCGTTCTGTTCGTGTCCAACCACTCCTCCTGGCTGGATATCGTCTGCCTCGGCTCCACTCTGCATGCCTGTTTCGTCTCCAAGGATGATGTTGCGGACTGGCCGGTGGTCAAGACCGTGGCCCGACTGGGACGAACCATTTTCGTCAGTCGCCAGCGCGGCTCCACCCTGAAGGAGCGGGATGCCATGACATCCCGCCTCGAAAACGGTGATAATCTGGTGCTGTTTCCGGAAGGCACGACCTCCGACGGCTCCCATGTTCTACCATTCCGGTCTTCTTTCCTGTCACTGGCTGTCGGACCCAATCCGCCGCTGGTGCAGCCTGTCTCCATCGTTTACGACCGGCTGGCTTCCATGCCGACCGGACGCTCCACCCGGGCTATTTTCGCCTATTACGGAGAGACATCGATCGGTGCGCATTTCTGGCGGCTGGCGCAATGGAAAGGGCTACGTGCCTCCGTCATGCTGCATCCGCCACTGGAACCCGCCGATTTCCCGGATCGCAAGGCCCTGACCAATGCGGTTTATGCCGCCGTCACCGCCGGAACAGATGCGTTGAAACAAGGCCGTGTGCCTGATCCACCTCGACCTGAAAAACGCAGCGCGCCCTAA
- the ybeY gene encoding rRNA maturation RNase YbeY, protein MDPASSPNPASASFAPAGFPSDTDEDGVSPGYIVPEIIVTEPAWRRHIPHADRLIRRVARAAGSTADCVVLSCDRDVRRLNARHRGKDKPTNVLTFEPVGMPGAEGGEIVLALGVVLREAKAARKRPAHHLAHLLVHGVLHLHGHDHHHAGDARRMEAEEARIMRSLGMPNPWKRS, encoded by the coding sequence ATGGACCCGGCAAGTAGTCCCAACCCCGCGAGCGCCTCTTTTGCGCCCGCGGGGTTCCCTTCGGATACGGATGAGGACGGGGTCTCACCCGGCTATATCGTGCCCGAGATCATCGTCACGGAACCGGCCTGGCGGCGGCACATCCCGCATGCCGACAGGCTGATCCGCCGGGTCGCCAGAGCAGCCGGCAGCACGGCCGACTGTGTGGTACTGAGTTGCGACCGTGATGTGCGCCGCCTGAATGCACGGCATCGCGGCAAGGACAAACCAACCAACGTACTGACTTTCGAACCTGTCGGAATGCCGGGCGCGGAAGGGGGCGAAATCGTGCTGGCGCTTGGCGTTGTGCTGCGGGAAGCAAAGGCCGCCCGCAAACGCCCGGCGCATCATCTGGCCCATCTGCTGGTGCATGGCGTGCTGCATCTGCATGGGCACGATCACCATCACGCCGGAGACGCCAGGCGCATGGAAGCGGAAGAAGCCCGCATCATGCGCAGTCTGGGCATGCCCAACCCGTGGAAACGGTCATGA
- a CDS encoding PhoH family protein, producing the protein MTVQFANNLLLPQLLGDHDRHLVRLEQGLGVRISCRGNKIAIAGESDLVEAVKLALAALWQKLERGEDVTMGDVDAAVRLTKSRFEEGDRSPRLPLADLPSIRTRRGALSPRSAGQAAYIEMLSTKEMVFGIGPAGTGKTYLAVAQAVAMLQAGRVDRIVLSRPAVEAGERLGFLPGDMKEKVDPYLRPLYDALHDMMPGDQAARRMATGEIEVAPLAFMRGRTLAHSFVILDEAQNTTPVQMKMFLTRMGEGTRMVITGDLSQIDLPAGQRSGLRDALDTLEGIPALGICRFDKRDVVRHPLVAAIVDAYDQRSAAQQDRSRDADTHGQTEQRTRSGARSEINGPGK; encoded by the coding sequence GTGACGGTACAGTTCGCCAACAACCTGTTGCTGCCGCAGCTTCTGGGCGATCATGACCGCCATCTGGTGCGGCTGGAACAAGGGTTGGGGGTGCGGATATCCTGTCGTGGCAACAAGATTGCCATCGCAGGCGAATCCGATCTGGTCGAAGCGGTGAAACTGGCGCTTGCTGCCCTATGGCAGAAGCTTGAACGAGGCGAGGACGTGACCATGGGTGACGTAGATGCAGCAGTGCGCCTGACCAAAAGCCGTTTCGAGGAAGGAGATCGCTCGCCGCGCCTGCCGCTGGCCGATCTGCCCTCCATCCGCACGCGACGCGGCGCGCTCAGCCCGCGCAGCGCCGGGCAGGCTGCCTATATTGAAATGCTCAGCACCAAGGAAATGGTGTTCGGCATCGGCCCGGCCGGGACCGGCAAAACCTATCTCGCCGTGGCTCAGGCCGTGGCCATGCTTCAGGCCGGGCGCGTGGACCGGATCGTGCTCTCCCGCCCGGCGGTCGAGGCCGGGGAACGTCTTGGCTTCCTGCCCGGCGACATGAAGGAAAAGGTCGATCCCTATCTGCGCCCGCTCTATGACGCGCTGCACGACATGATGCCGGGCGATCAGGCCGCACGGCGCATGGCCACCGGCGAAATCGAAGTCGCACCGCTGGCCTTCATGCGCGGCCGGACCCTGGCCCACTCCTTCGTCATTCTGGACGAGGCCCAGAACACAACACCGGTACAGATGAAGATGTTCCTGACCCGCATGGGCGAGGGCACACGCATGGTCATCACCGGCGATCTCAGCCAGATTGATCTCCCGGCCGGGCAGCGCTCCGGGCTGCGGGATGCTCTGGACACGCTGGAGGGCATTCCCGCCCTCGGCATCTGCCGTTTCGACAAGCGGGATGTGGTGCGCCACCCGCTGGTCGCGGCCATTGTAGACGCTTACGACCAGCGCTCGGCTGCCCAGCAGGACCGAAGCCGTGATGCGGACACACATGGCCAGACGGAACAGCGCACACGATCAGGAGCACGGTCAGAAATCAATGGACCCGGCAAGTAG
- a CDS encoding autotransporter assembly complex family protein: MTRRAPSDAPAFLCPAIRRGSVFHPETVFRLLIRIGMAGFGMPALVMPGAALGLVSFAWAADPQPYTVELAKTGDAAIDQALTDSATLISLRTSSPVGGFALVARAQSDLDRLQTALNSFGYYKGKVTIRIAGKTLDDPDLPTLIERAPKQPPLTVTIAIEKGPLFHLRNVHVETPPGTTLPDVARNVLPVKTGDTAIAANVLAGQSALLNVLQNNGYALAKVQAPVAFERPDQNVLDVVYKVTPGPRVDLGPITFSGLKHTNASYVERRLLLKSGQEYQADKIGRARQDLLAAGIFSSVRMRAADRLNTEGRLPLRIEFTERPRHGVSLDGLYSTDLGGSLTGTWTYRNIFGNGETLALSAAATEVAAQVASQPGYNIGAVYTIPDWLRRDQSLQFYATGVREYFYSYDRTAIIVGATLTRKLSDHWKGAIGLTAIQERVGQQGVRTNYTLVQVPVTLKYDDTGSLFEPTHGYRAIISATPTESLASGGNGTSKTFVLMKAQGSTYINLSRREGRSVLALRALVGAAPGVSIMDLPPDQRFYAGGSDTIRGYKYQFVGPTFPNNDPTGGTAVDAATVELRQRFGSSYGVALFVDAGQVSQNGGPFSGDLRVGAGIGARYYTAIGPIRVDFALPLMKQRGNSSFQAYIGIGEAF, from the coding sequence ATGACCAGACGCGCCCCCTCTGACGCGCCAGCCTTTCTGTGCCCGGCGATCCGCCGTGGTTCCGTTTTTCACCCGGAAACGGTTTTCCGTTTGCTGATCCGGATCGGCATGGCCGGGTTCGGGATGCCTGCACTTGTCATGCCTGGGGCGGCTTTGGGGCTGGTTTCCTTCGCCTGGGCGGCCGACCCGCAACCTTACACGGTAGAGCTGGCCAAAACCGGCGATGCCGCCATTGATCAGGCCCTGACGGACAGTGCGACCCTGATCAGCCTGCGCACGTCCTCTCCGGTCGGTGGATTTGCACTGGTCGCGCGGGCGCAATCCGATCTGGACCGGTTGCAGACGGCCCTGAACAGTTTCGGCTATTACAAGGGCAAGGTGACGATCCGGATCGCCGGAAAGACCCTGGATGACCCCGATCTGCCGACCCTGATCGAACGGGCGCCGAAACAGCCGCCTTTGACGGTGACCATTGCGATTGAGAAAGGGCCTCTGTTCCATCTTCGGAATGTTCACGTGGAAACGCCGCCCGGTACGACGCTGCCGGATGTGGCCCGCAACGTGCTGCCGGTCAAAACCGGCGATACTGCCATTGCGGCCAATGTTCTGGCGGGGCAGTCGGCTTTGCTCAATGTCTTGCAGAATAATGGCTATGCCCTTGCGAAAGTGCAGGCGCCAGTGGCGTTCGAGCGTCCGGATCAGAATGTGCTGGATGTCGTCTACAAGGTGACGCCGGGGCCGCGGGTCGATCTGGGGCCGATCACGTTCTCCGGTCTGAAGCATACCAATGCGTCCTATGTGGAGCGGCGCTTGCTGCTGAAATCCGGGCAGGAATATCAGGCCGATAAAATCGGCAGGGCGCGTCAGGATTTGTTGGCAGCCGGAATTTTCAGTTCTGTCCGTATGCGGGCGGCTGATCGTCTGAATACCGAAGGACGCCTGCCGCTGCGGATCGAGTTCACCGAAAGGCCGCGCCATGGCGTGTCTCTGGATGGGCTGTATTCGACCGATCTCGGCGGCAGCCTGACCGGGACATGGACCTATCGCAATATTTTCGGCAATGGTGAAACGCTTGCCCTGTCGGCGGCAGCCACCGAAGTTGCGGCGCAGGTGGCGTCCCAGCCCGGTTACAATATCGGAGCGGTCTATACGATCCCCGACTGGTTGCGGCGCGATCAGTCCCTGCAATTCTATGCCACCGGCGTGCGGGAGTATTTTTATTCCTATGACCGCACTGCGATCATCGTCGGGGCGACACTGACACGAAAACTGAGCGATCACTGGAAAGGCGCCATCGGCCTGACCGCCATTCAGGAAAGAGTCGGGCAGCAGGGCGTCAGGACCAATTACACGCTGGTCCAGGTGCCGGTGACGCTCAAATACGATGATACCGGCAGTCTTTTCGAGCCGACCCATGGCTATCGCGCCATTATCAGCGCCACACCGACGGAAAGTCTGGCTTCCGGGGGGAATGGAACCTCGAAGACCTTTGTTCTGATGAAGGCGCAGGGATCGACCTATATCAATCTGTCCCGGCGGGAAGGACGCAGCGTTCTGGCGCTGCGTGCCCTGGTGGGAGCAGCGCCGGGCGTATCGATCATGGATCTGCCGCCCGATCAGCGTTTCTATGCCGGTGGCAGCGATACGATCCGTGGCTATAAATACCAGTTCGTCGGGCCGACTTTTCCGAACAATGATCCGACCGGCGGCACTGCCGTGGATGCGGCGACGGTGGAACTGAGGCAGCGTTTCGGCTCCAGTTATGGTGTCGCTCTGTTCGTCGATGCGGGGCAGGTCAGCCAGAATGGCGGGCCTTTTTCGGGTGATCTGCGGGTCGGTGCGGGTATCGGCGCCCGTTACTACACTGCGATCGGACCGATCCGGGTTGATTTTGCCCTGCCACTGATGAAGCAGCGGGGAAACAGCAGCTTCCAGGCCTATATCGGCATCGGGGAGGCTTTCTGA
- a CDS encoding translocation/assembly module TamB domain-containing protein, with amino-acid sequence MRRVLKWLLGIVLTLLALPVLALVLLVIGLNTGIGQRQVDRLANSMTGGMVVMQGFGGSFPDGLRIARLELHDAKGTWLEIDRLALDWRILRLLGREVRIDALTADRIAIPRLAEAAPGAEATPASSGQGFSLPVQVVLNHLRIGRLEVGKPVAGTALVAMLEGRAAIRKLDLAAPTPDKIAQADLALDVHRLDGSDQGADHYHLDAAVDQTRIAAHVTAQEAVHGLIATMAALPGVQGINADIKLDGPWKAAHVAATVSALPLEAEVKGTVDTLGRSALLDVNAHAGAMEPRPDVQWRSVALTAHVAGPFLRPDATAHIVLKGLSAAGASLSALTADVDGNAGYVTLRSRVENLRIPGPKPDLLEAAPLSLDASVRLDDPSRPVTFALSHRLLALKGDARTVGKMTVHAALSLPDLTPLAEIGGVDLKGDAALQLQAAMEGDKAQADLNGTISVTGGMAPVPALLGEKARLALSARMDGQGEGRRITLSNLAINGRTLSVGAKGGLNGQTVALDWTIGLSDLHALATTLKGTMQAAGNVTGPTSDLTAHATIDGIVEAHQSGQEVKSGPLHLTLDAVHLPSAPEAHLVATGTLDRGPVALDITASRRPDGVMQASIGKADWKSLHLDGAMALAAGAKIPHGALVLNFTRLDDLRPLLGQPISGSVAAKADFSDALATLHLTATRAGLPGKAAVAKADFDATVTSPVADPDVKARLEVRGIAASGITGHATLSAQGRQNALAVRLNTALNGVAGAPLQASMAALLDVPAGQVAISALQAGWKGQTARLLAPVLIGYKDGVTVDRLRLGVAQAVLDVAGRATPKLDLRVALTNLTADLARIVAPDVKAAGRLDMQAVLKGEPAHPAGSASITARGLRMLTGDARALPPADIVAKADMDGRTARIDTRLNAGSTTMTIAGTVPEAASGPLNIAARGRADLRILDPILSAQGRRVQGMMIVDARVGGTIAAPNASGTVRLTGGDVQDVTAGLHLARIEALISAAGDTLRIDQFSAGAGQGTLSLGGSVGIKPPMPVDLTVKASNATLIASDLMTERLNADLTLRGQIAKELTASGHIKILRADIRVPEHMPSSVAVLDVIKPGQKPPPPSTSSGPVIRLDVTLDAPEQIFVRGRGLDAELAGRLHLHGTASNPQTDGGFELRRGQFSVAGTTLSFTEGRVTFDGSTTDPALDFTASSTSGSVTASLHVGGHASDPKITLSSQPELPQDEVLARLLFQSSMASLSPFQLAEIAAALAQLSGATGSGDPLNSVRSALGLDRLSVGGGSQNGATTPNSRTNQGPSVEAGKYVARGIYVGAKQSVGGANSVSAAEVQIDLTRRLKLKADAGSGPGANAVGLSYGFDY; translated from the coding sequence ATGCGCCGTGTCCTCAAATGGCTGCTCGGGATCGTTCTGACGCTGTTGGCTCTGCCAGTGCTGGCGCTGGTGCTGCTGGTGATCGGACTGAATACCGGGATCGGACAGAGACAGGTGGACCGGCTGGCAAACTCCATGACCGGCGGCATGGTCGTGATGCAGGGGTTTGGTGGCAGCTTCCCGGATGGTCTGCGTATCGCCCGCCTGGAACTGCATGACGCGAAAGGAACCTGGCTGGAGATCGACCGGCTGGCGCTGGACTGGCGGATCTTGAGGTTGCTGGGCCGGGAGGTCCGGATCGACGCCCTGACTGCCGACCGCATCGCCATTCCCCGTCTGGCGGAGGCCGCACCGGGCGCAGAAGCAACGCCTGCCTCATCCGGGCAAGGTTTTTCGCTGCCGGTGCAGGTTGTGCTGAATCATCTGCGGATTGGCAGGCTGGAGGTTGGCAAACCGGTCGCGGGCACGGCTCTGGTGGCCATGCTGGAAGGGCGGGCAGCGATCCGCAAGCTTGATCTGGCCGCCCCAACCCCTGACAAAATCGCTCAGGCTGATCTGGCGCTCGATGTCCATCGTCTGGATGGATCGGATCAGGGGGCCGATCATTATCATCTGGATGCGGCGGTGGATCAGACCCGTATCGCCGCCCATGTCACCGCGCAGGAGGCAGTGCACGGCCTGATCGCCACCATGGCGGCCCTGCCGGGTGTTCAGGGGATCAATGCCGATATCAAACTCGATGGCCCGTGGAAGGCGGCGCATGTTGCCGCCACTGTCTCGGCCCTGCCGTTAGAGGCGGAGGTCAAGGGGACGGTCGATACGCTCGGTCGTTCCGCGCTGCTGGATGTGAACGCCCATGCGGGGGCTATGGAACCTCGCCCGGATGTGCAGTGGCGCTCTGTTGCGCTGACGGCGCATGTGGCCGGCCCGTTTCTCAGGCCAGATGCCACAGCGCATATCGTTCTGAAGGGTCTGAGTGCGGCCGGAGCCTCGCTGTCCGCGCTGACGGCGGATGTCGATGGCAATGCCGGATATGTCACCTTGCGCAGTCGGGTGGAGAATCTGCGGATTCCCGGCCCGAAACCGGATCTGCTGGAGGCCGCCCCCCTGTCGCTGGATGCGTCGGTGCGTCTGGATGATCCATCCCGTCCCGTGACTTTCGCGCTGTCACACAGGCTGCTCGCTCTGAAAGGCGATGCACGGACCGTTGGAAAGATGACCGTCCATGCCGCCTTGTCCCTGCCCGATCTGACACCGCTGGCGGAGATTGGCGGAGTCGATCTGAAGGGCGATGCAGCACTGCAACTCCAGGCGGCGATGGAAGGGGACAAGGCTCAGGCTGATCTGAATGGCACCATATCGGTGACCGGCGGCATGGCCCCGGTTCCCGCGCTGCTGGGCGAGAAGGCGCGTCTGGCCTTGTCCGCCCGGATGGATGGGCAGGGGGAGGGGCGACGTATCACTCTCTCCAACCTTGCTATCAATGGCAGGACATTGTCTGTCGGGGCGAAAGGCGGCCTGAACGGTCAGACTGTGGCACTCGACTGGACGATCGGTCTGAGCGATCTGCATGCACTGGCGACGACGCTCAAGGGGACTATGCAGGCGGCTGGCAACGTAACTGGTCCGACCAGTGATTTGACCGCCCATGCCACCATTGATGGAATCGTGGAGGCGCATCAATCCGGGCAGGAGGTGAAGTCCGGCCCGTTGCATCTCACTCTGGATGCGGTGCATCTGCCATCAGCACCGGAGGCGCATCTTGTTGCCACCGGTACGCTGGACAGGGGACCGGTGGCACTGGATATCACGGCCAGCCGCCGGCCCGATGGAGTGATGCAGGCGTCTATCGGCAAGGCTGACTGGAAATCTCTCCATCTGGACGGGGCCATGGCGCTGGCGGCGGGGGCGAAAATTCCCCATGGCGCACTGGTGTTGAATTTTACCAGGCTGGATGACCTCAGACCTCTGCTTGGCCAGCCGATCAGTGGCTCTGTCGCGGCGAAGGCGGATTTTTCCGATGCGCTGGCGACCCTTCATCTGACTGCCACGCGTGCGGGCCTGCCCGGAAAGGCCGCCGTCGCGAAGGCCGATTTCGACGCGACCGTCACATCGCCTGTTGCCGATCCCGATGTGAAGGCCAGGCTGGAAGTGCGCGGTATCGCGGCCAGCGGCATAACCGGTCATGCTACCCTGTCCGCACAGGGGCGGCAGAATGCGCTGGCTGTGCGATTGAACACGGCGCTCAATGGCGTGGCCGGGGCACCGCTTCAGGCCAGTATGGCGGCCCTGCTGGATGTGCCGGCCGGACAGGTAGCAATTTCGGCATTGCAGGCTGGCTGGAAAGGTCAGACGGCGCGGCTGCTGGCGCCGGTTCTCATTGGCTACAAGGATGGCGTGACGGTTGACCGGCTGCGGCTCGGCGTGGCGCAGGCCGTGCTGGATGTGGCAGGAAGGGCGACGCCGAAGCTCGATCTGCGGGTTGCCCTGACCAATCTGACTGCCGATCTGGCGCGGATCGTGGCACCGGATGTGAAGGCTGCCGGGCGGCTGGATATGCAGGCGGTTCTGAAAGGAGAACCCGCGCATCCGGCCGGCTCCGCCTCCATCACTGCACGCGGTCTGCGCATGCTGACCGGGGATGCCCGTGCTCTGCCTCCGGCTGATATCGTGGCGAAAGCTGATATGGATGGCCGCACGGCCCGGATCGACACACGTCTGAATGCTGGCTCCACGACCATGACGATCGCGGGCACAGTGCCGGAAGCGGCCTCCGGCCCGTTGAATATCGCGGCGCGGGGGAGGGCCGATCTGCGGATTCTCGATCCGATCCTGTCAGCGCAGGGGCGGCGTGTGCAGGGTATGATGATCGTCGATGCAAGGGTCGGTGGCACTATCGCGGCCCCGAATGCGTCCGGCACGGTACGGCTGACGGGTGGCGATGTGCAGGATGTCACAGCGGGTCTGCACCTTGCCCGGATCGAGGCCCTCATCAGTGCGGCAGGGGATACGCTGCGCATCGATCAGTTCAGCGCAGGGGCCGGACAAGGCACGCTCAGTCTAGGCGGCTCGGTCGGGATCAAGCCGCCGATGCCGGTCGATCTTACGGTGAAGGCCAGCAACGCCACGCTGATCGCCAGCGATCTGATGACGGAGCGGCTGAATGCCGATCTCACCTTGCGCGGCCAGATTGCAAAGGAACTGACCGCCAGCGGCCATATCAAAATCCTGCGCGCTGATATCAGGGTGCCGGAGCATATGCCCTCCAGCGTTGCCGTGCTGGATGTGATCAAACCCGGCCAGAAACCGCCGCCGCCCTCTACCTCGTCCGGTCCTGTGATTCGTCTGGATGTGACGCTCGATGCGCCGGAGCAGATCTTTGTGCGTGGCCGTGGTCTGGATGCGGAGCTGGCAGGGCGGTTGCATCTGCATGGTACGGCGAGCAATCCGCAGACCGATGGCGGTTTTGAATTGCGGCGCGGCCAGTTCAGCGTGGCTGGTACGACGCTGAGTTTCACCGAGGGCCGCGTGACCTTCGATGGCAGCACGACCGATCCGGCGCTGGATTTCACGGCCAGCTCTACCTCCGGCAGTGTGACGGCCAGCCTGCATGTTGGTGGCCATGCCAGTGATCCGAAGATCACACTCTCCAGCCAGCCCGAACTGCCGCAGGATGAAGTCCTGGCCCGGCTGCTGTTCCAGTCCAGCATGGCCAGCCTGTCCCCGTTCCAGTTGGCGGAAATCGCGGCGGCGCTGGCACAGTTGAGCGGTGCGACCGGTAGCGGTGATCCGTTGAATTCAGTGCGCAGTGCGCTGGGGCTGGACCGGCTGTCGGTGGGCGGAGGCTCTCAGAACGGGGCCACCACGCCGAATAGCCGCACCAATCAGGGACCGTCGGTCGAGGCGGGTAAATACGTTGCACGCGGCATTTATGTCGGTGCCAAGCAGAGCGTGGGTGGCGCAAACAGTGTCAGCGCGGCGGAGGTGCAGATCGACCTGACCCGCAGGCTGAAGCTGAAGGCCGATGCCGGTTCCGGGCCGGGAGCCAATGCGGTGGGTCTGTCCTACGGGTTCGATTACTGA